A segment of the Pseudoliparis swirei isolate HS2019 ecotype Mariana Trench chromosome 4, NWPU_hadal_v1, whole genome shotgun sequence genome:
TGTTTTAGTATTTCTCAATGTGTACGTAATGACGTCACAGTCCCGGAACGTTACGCACACACGTCAGGGGTCGGAGTTGAAAGCTTCACGGACGCTCGTGCTCGGGCTCGGACGGTTCGCGGGAAACGTCCCAAAACAAATCGGTTCTGCTGGAACACGCGGGCAACTTCGGACACAAGTTACAAACTAATCGATGCGTTCAAACCGATCGATCTGATCGACAGAAGCGTCGTCTCGCCATAGCAACCAGATACTACTGTGAAGCTCAACGAGCTGCGAGCTAACGCGGCGGTTAGCACGAGCGGTAACGGAGGCGACGGCGATAACGGCTTTAACGGTTTTAACGGCTTTAACGGACTATTTAAACCAGGGAGAGAAATGGCGGAAAGACCCGAAGATCTGAACCTGCCGAACGCGGTGATCACCCGAATCATCAAAGAGGCGGTGAGTGAGAAGACACGAAGAACAAGTACCTGTACTCCGGTGTACAAATACTCCGTTACTAGTTAAAAGTCCTCCATTCAGTGTCTCGTGTGGCCTGTGGTGGTAGAAGTATTCGGATATCTTACTTTACGTTTAGTCAAAGTAGTAATGCTCGTACTACAGTGTGAAAATACTCTGTTTACACTcttagaaatgtaatgtaataataataataaataataataataaaaagtacaacaaatgCCCCTCGTGGCCACTGTTGGAAGTATTCCAGTGTATTAGTGTAGAAATACTCTTTCACAAGTGTAAGTCCTGCATgctactcaagtaaaagtataaGCATAAAAAGTACAAGTAAAGTATTTTTTGTAGGCACATTTCACATgactatatattgtattattagaTTCAAATGATTGATGCATTAATGTAGtcttcattataataataattatatatatatatatatataatgttgcagctggtgaCAGTCAAGCTTATTTAAACTGGCTATGTAATGCTGGGTAGCTAATCTTTTATAACACTACATTATTTTTTGTGTAAATTCTGCAAAGTTAAAagtacaatttttaaaaaggggacaTATAAAGTATCATAAAACTAAAATACTTTAGTAACGGTCAAGTacctaaaaaatgtaattaagtataGTATTTGAGTGAATGCaattattttattcataataattaataatgtttTTATGATGCTGTCATTGGGTGATATTTATGTCCCATAAGTGAAGTTTGTACTACTTTATTCTCATTTATGTCCTCCATATTTTAACCTGGGCCTCTCAAGAAACGGAGAAATTGGATGGAAGaacatttcaatttaaatatTGAAGAAAACCTCAATACAATTATTCAACAGGTTTCCTCTGAAGTAGGTTtatcaatataaaatatatattccagCCCCTAAATCTAGCTCACAATGAACTAAAAAAATCTTCATTCATTTTAGTGAATATATCTAGGACTtgtttgatttatatatattttttgttttgtttatatttttttgttaatgCTCTCATTTTGCATTGTGATGTTATCGTGCCTGAGTGAATAAATATCAGTGTTTTCTGTTAAAGTGAATAtacttgtatatttatttttctatatatatttattcataaatatatatatatatttatatttatttgtatatatatatatatatatataaatacaaatatatattttacaaaaagaaatatatatatttatttataaaaaataatataataaaaagaaatatatatatatatatatacatatacatatacagttcCAGCTCTGAGTGACTTCTCCGCACCGTTTGTTTTCCTCACAGCTCCCTGACGGGGTGAACGTGTCTAAAGAAGCCAGGAGAGCCATCTCCCAAGCtgccagtgtgtttgtgttgtacgCCACTTCCTGGTAAGAACCGTTAAACACGAGCCTTTGATTAAACGTAGGAATTCCGTGACGAAGTCTTAAGACCTGAATGAAATAGTTTCCGTTGCATCGCTAATTCAATAACGTTGAATAATGACTTCTTCCACTTCCTGTGTTTCTCACTGCAGTGCGAACAACTTTGCCATGAAAGCCAAACGTAAAACTCTGAACGCGGCGGACGTCTTGGCTGCGATGGAGGAAATGGAGTTCGAGAGATTCCTGGAGCCGCTCAGAGAAGCTCTGGAAGGTCCGCGACATCCACACATATTATTACTGACTTCTTAACGTTGTCGGTAGAGCGGTCCATTTACCGGACTGAACtctcacaatttaaaaaagtgtttctcTGTAAGCTACTGCTATAAAActgtatgatgatgatgatgatgatgatgatagaggaggaggaggagttcaagTTTCTCTGTGTTCCTCCCCTAGTGTACAAGAAGGGCCAGAAGGGAAAGAAGGAGGTGTCGGAGCAGAAACGCAAagacaaggagaagaagaccgACTCCGAGAACGACAAGAgccgggaggaggaagaggaggaggaagaggagcgcatggaggaggagcctgaagcGGAGAacgacggcgaggaggaggaggtggaaaacTGACTTGGAACGTGGACGCCCCCCCACGGACGATAAAATGCACTCGCGGTGCGTTTAAGGGACAATCGGTCATCGCAGAGCCGCCATGAATCAAAAGGAGCTCAGGAGGGGGCGTGGtctggagggggcgtggcctcgagGGGGTTACATTAATAACTTCTTCGTGCAGCTGCCATCTTCAGAACCACGAGTCAAACTACTTCATGCACTTCCTGCTCTTTGGTCCATTACATCTTTGTAAATATCTCCTTTTGACACAAACACTGTTGTTGATAGTAAACTGAACACAGTCGTTGCTATGCAACTAACAGCCGGTTTAAATGTTTTCATAGTTGCGTTGCTACACCGTCAGAAAGATGAACTCAAGAGTTCCCAAATGCTAAACAGAATATAATGGACACCTGATGTTAACGTGTCATTTGAACTGGAGGAACGGCTGTTTATTCTGCCAGAAATTAAAAGAATTCTCAAACAGTAGTAACGTCTCGATGGACCTCTGAGGACGATGCGGCGTCGCAGTGGTGTTCAAGGTCCACTCGTGATCGAAGACTTGGCTGTCAACGGGTTTGAGGTCTTATTGGTGAAATGTTGAATTGGTGCAAAATCTAATGATTGAATGGAGCCCCTGGACCTGGTTCTCTTGTGTGCCGTTAATACTAAGTGTGTTTGTAGGTCCTTTGTTCCTGAACCATTTATACTTTTGTATCACTTGGCTAaaatttaataaacattttgtataAAGCAACTGCGCCatccagctgtctggtgtcctgcagcgcctcttcaacctcagcctgaggctgggggaagtcccggtgctgtggaagacgtcgtgcctggtccctgtcccaaagaagtcagcaccatctggcctcaacgactaccgaccggtcgccctcacctcccatgtgatgaaggtgctggagaggctggtcttggcccacctccggccgcaggtgaaatcgtcgttggaccctctgcaatttgcttcccagcctcatgtgggagtggacccatcatctacctgctgcaacgagctcagtggcacctggatggaaccggtgtctctgtgagagtcactttgacttctccagtgcatttaacaccatccagccactgctgctgagtgagaagctgcgggtggtcggtgtggacgcgtccaccatctcctggatcactgactacctcacaggccagtttgtcagaatggggcgtgtgctgaacggtggtcagtgatgctggagccccacagggaactgttctgtctcccttcctcttcaccctgtacaccagtgacttccagtacaacacggagtcatgccatctgcagaagtactctgatgattctgcagtggtcgggtgtattagggatggacgggaggaggagtacagggcagtggtgagtgactttgtaaagtgggccgatgagaaccacctgcggctgaacgtggccaagaccagagagatggtggtggacttcaggaggaaggcgacagctcctccacctctgagtgtcctgggagtgggcgtggacatggtggaggagtacaagtacctgggcgtctccatcgacagccgactgaactggaaggccaacatcaacgctgtgtacaagaaggggatgagtcgactctttttcctgagaaagcttgatccttcaacgtgtgcagcaagatgctggagttattctaccagtcggttgtggccagtgtgctgcactttgccattgtctgctgggggagcagcatcggagccggtgacaccagccgtcttaacaaactggttaggaaggctggctccatcatcggctgccagctggagcacctggaacaggtggtggagaggaggacgttgaagaaactggtgtccatattggacaacccggaccaccctctccaccacctcctacagggacagaggaggactttctccagacgtctcctcacgctccgctgccacaagaacagatacaggagaacattcctgccggcggctatgaggctctacaacagatcacctcttgccagatcatagtgcaataactgaatacttacactatgttgatctgcacttcacacatctcatttgtttgcactacacacacatttcatttgctctgcacacactttgctttttgcactctgtctatatttaatatttttgtatttgatttgtcagtgttgttgtgtgttgtgtatgcatgtgtgttgtatatttacatatatattttgtttcgtattttacttttatcttatatatacttctatatctttcatccctgtttcttatattttgcgttttattcttgtgtgttgctgctactgtcacgacaaatttccccttggggattaataaagtatatatctttaaGCATCAAGAACCTCCACCAGTTGATAACATTACTGCAGATGAGCACATTTTACGAGATAAAACATTTCTTTGCACTCCGTAAAACACAACATGTAGCATCACAGCCGATGAAACATGCAACAAGTTCTCCACATTTTCATAAACACATTCCATGTGGGCCTAATTGGAGATCTTACTATTGTTGCAACTAACGTAAAACAGTGTTatcaaaagatttttttttggcaagttACTCCAAATTCCAACAAAATGAAGAAATCCAGTCAAAGTAGCATTTCATACTCAGGATATCAGACAACTTAAAGTTGCTCAGTTTGGTAAGTGGGACCTCAACTATAGATTCAAAACCCTTTTCTTCACCTTGCAATACCAGTTTATGTTGTGCAAACagaccaaaaaaaggaaacaaagagTTCAGTTTGTGAACATTTTATTGGCGTCTTTCTTTACTCTGACGGACACTCGATTTTCCCACTTTTGATGTCATCGATGACATCGTGGGGAGGACGGCCATCGATGGTGCAGCCGACGGACTGAGCGGTACCCAGAATCTCTTTGATGGTTCCTGAGCGAGAAGAAAACAGTTGAGACTACCAACGGCTCTTTGCTTTAAGCAAAATACACATGtgtatatcaaataaataaacaaacaggttTTAACTTGGCAAACAATAAATTGTTCCAATCTTTACGGCACAGAGTTGTCCATTGGTTTGGGGCAGACCTGTTTCCTAGAGTTGGGTTGACTCTGAGCCTCTACTGGATCATACTCAGTCACTCTGACAGACAGGTATAGTGGCGTGAGGCTCATGGGTTGCTTATACAGTTTAGTGCAGTTTAACTGATCTAAAAAATGTCATAGAAAATAAGCTCAACGGCTTAACTACCGTACGGCGCCCTTACCGGAGAGCTCTCTGGCGATGGAGCGAGACCTCATCGTGCGAGCAACGGTCAAAATCTCGTCAAAGGTGACGCTTCCACTGTGCTttactgaaagaaagaaaaatgtgttaCAGTGGTTCAGAATACAGGTAAGCAACTTTAACCTTTAGATGAAACACATTCCCACTGAAGGCCAGTGGACTTACTGTTCTTGACCTTCTTCCTGTCACGAGGCGGCTCCTTCAGAGCCTTGATGATCAGAGCGGACGCAGAGGGAACGACATCCACCTGAAGACGAGCAAAGCGTTACTGCCGCGCACAAGTCGCCGTTCACCGCCACACAATCAAAGCAGCCTCGTGGAGGTCGGTTGTCGTACCACTGCCTGTCTGTTCTGGATGGTCAGCCTCACGGTGATCCT
Coding sequences within it:
- the pole3 gene encoding DNA polymerase epsilon subunit 3 isoform X1, which codes for MHLGTSPFCRTSWRCSPLNSAPGGEQLPDGVNVSKEARRAISQAASVFVLYATSCANNFAMKAKRKTLNAADVLAAMEEMEFERFLEPLREALEVYKKGQKGKKEVSEQKRKDKEKKTDSENDKSREEEEEEEEERMEEEPEAENDGEEEEVEN
- the rpl12 gene encoding 60S ribosomal protein L12 isoform X1, which produces MPPKFDPNEIKIVYMRCTGGEVGATSALAPKIGPLGLSPKKVGDDIAKATGDWKGLRITVRLTIQNRQAVVDVVPSASALIIKALKEPPRDRKKVKNIKHSGSVTFDEILTVARTMRSRSIARELSGTIKEILGTAQSVGCTIDGRPPHDVIDDIKSGKIECPSE
- the rpl12 gene encoding 60S ribosomal protein L12 isoform X2; this encodes MESFCADYLRVCRPVNGPEKTSPKKVGDDIAKATGDWKGLRITVRLTIQNRQAVVDVVPSASALIIKALKEPPRDRKKVKNIKHSGSVTFDEILTVARTMRSRSIARELSGTIKEILGTAQSVGCTIDGRPPHDVIDDIKSGKIECPSE
- the pole3 gene encoding DNA polymerase epsilon subunit 3 isoform X2, which gives rise to MAERPEDLNLPNAVITRIIKEALPDGVNVSKEARRAISQAASVFVLYATSCANNFAMKAKRKTLNAADVLAAMEEMEFERFLEPLREALEVYKKGQKGKKEVSEQKRKDKEKKTDSENDKSREEEEEEEEERMEEEPEAENDGEEEEVEN